Sequence from the Microplitis demolitor isolate Queensland-Clemson2020A chromosome 2, iyMicDemo2.1a, whole genome shotgun sequence genome:
tttttacattttcaaagTCCAGCTCTTAGTCAATTTCgaaaacggaaaaaaaattacacaaaattttaGCTCTTAAGTTTAGCAGCgtggaactttttttttttaccttgtgtccactgaaaaaatttcataaactcTAAATTagtagtttataaatttaactaatgCTGCATTGgaggatttttaaattttgagttaaatattatagataaatttaattttttgattagatatattttagaaatattgacaaaaaaaaattaaattgaatttaaagactgcgaatttgtattaaaacatgttttaattaaactcaagtatttttgaggaaattattaatttatttattaattttcgactacaataaattattttgaaatacagTAACTGAcaactaaaattttgaaaattcaaaattctcaatttcaacataaaaaaaaaataaacatttactcGATGTCCAGCctaattagttaattactgtgtgaaaaaaaatttcactacctgggtcaaaaataaaatttgatttagacttggtttACCAAGTCGAAATTTTGAGCCTTTTTTCAGGAGACaaacttgactttttttttacagaaattaaatacattgagttttcGCCTCGGCTTAGACAACTGGCTTCCTTAGTCATGATTTAAGAcgaaaaaatctaaatcaatTCGAAATTGACTGGGTTTCGACTTATTCGTCTTAAATAATAAGGCGAAGAAGTCAAAATTAGGGCgaaccatgaaaaaaaaattttacaataaaaaatactgattgttTTTGACTCGATTGATCGAGTCTACTTAAGGTAAGGTAAATGACTATCGTGTTCGAAATGGAGACGAATAAGTTCAATTTAAAAGGAAAAAAGTTCTAaaagttgacaaaaatttaatttgttaaaagtCGAGATTTGATTGAAAAACCGATGGAAAATTGATAACTTCATACGAAAAGAAAGTGAAGTAAgactaaatcaagttttatttttcacgggtAATCTATCCCATGTAAAGTCATATATGTtctatatatgaacatatatgtacactataaaaaaaaaaaaaaattggtgtaAGCTTACTTCCCCGGTGTGAAATTTAACTTCGGATAAGGGCATATATGATGAATTTTccacgggaaaaatttttgaaactaatACAATACCCGTAAGTTAAGTTCACTcagagaaatttaaattcgcaGTAACTAAAGTACTTCAACCAAAACGTTTGTTGAGTGCTTAGATGAGCGTTTAACATTGCATGTCATCAGATTAGTTACTGTGTAATTACAATCACATTTCTCTCTGCGTAgcacttttaataataataataatcattgtaAACTACATatctatttgaaattaatgtgaattgatttaaaatcaggtattgtaattttagttgAGCAGATACAAAGTGACAGTACCAAATTTAGACATTTTATGACCAGGTTATGACCTAATGATcctcgaaaattaaaaaattgctaaatttagttcatgaaaaatatttaattagtagttttaaattttcatgaattaaattcacaaattctttcattttcaaaaatcttcaggttcacaaaaaaaaaattttaatgatccttagaaatttttcgctttaaaaaatgatgacaaaaattttctaaggactggaaaattttcttttactccaagaaaattctttgaatttataattccaaaattttctaGGGGCaggtcaaaattttttattccaaaaattattttttttttctgtgtacccGGACATTAAATAGAactcagtaaataattttggtacagtaacctttttattaatttagagcagttcaaattttttttcgattcagaggaaagaaaaaattacagctcctgtttctttaaaaattcactttcaattttgagaaaatttttatttcaatatttattaacaatggaaagaaaaattttataaaatttgaaaaacgtcctttaaaaaaaaaaaaaaaaactgaattttaacccaatttaaaaaataataatgacctTGGACAAATTACATATCATCAGTAGGTCATTAATTCATTGCCTTATCACTATTATTGGCATAAACAATTtccataaatataataaatatactaatcTCGCTATTAGTAActcataaatcataataatcatttaCACACGcattagcataaaaaaaataataataataaataaacaagaaaTACTACTGCAGGtagacaaagaaataaaacaagaAGTGAAAGTGCATGTGTCTTTATATCAAGGAACAAGGATTGAAGTTCACGTTCACGTTCACATTCACGCTCTTATGATtcagtttatatatttaccgcGATTCTAATGCTCGTTATACATATCGACTTCCTCTTTCAATAGGTCATTTTTCCGATACCgcctattgttattttatacacttatatatctatatatttatatattttatgtttaattatttttttaaatttttataatctataaGACATGCGAACTTTCACCTGGTCTCTTAGGAGATGCATCGCTTGAAAGTAATATATCTTTCTCTTTTCTATCTGTCtacatcaatatatatatatatatatatatatatatatatatatatatatatatatatatatatatatatatatatatatatatatatatatatacatgtatctatatgtatataaaaaaatatatggatatttatatataaatgtttagGAAATGAACGTGAAAGTATAGAcctttaaattgttaatttaaatttagtagcATAAAATCATACGAGATTTGTTTGTACAAAAAGTGATATTTTAGTAAAGGGACTTAACTTTAATGTCATGAaagagaaatttattaattttttttttcagaccaTTGGCAGCGCTTTCGATTTCTTTCCATCTGGGGGATTACacgtttgtttaatttatgcCGAAAGAAATCTTTTATGACTTGCTACTTAATTCCcgtataaattttcatatgaaaaaaaaaaaaaaattgttgctaGTCCCTTCTctctatcattttattaattcattttgttttcctttttttcatttgcgGCCTTGAAACAATGCTCTTTATGCTCTGATTAAtttaatccttttttttttaatctcatgTGTACGAATAACTTTCCATTGTGTaacggataatttttttttttttttttttttttagataaaataatttaaaaaaaattacttactttgttaacttaatttatttattttattttaagtcctaaattttatttatttaaattcctcaattttatttaatagccaccaattaaattacatttcgcgggaaaaaaaaaatttgaatttaaaaaataaattaatttactattattcacttccataaaaacattaactttttttcttcatattttatttttgaaaattaaaaaaaaaaaaaaaaaaaaaaaaaatttaattatttttaaaattcaatcttTTTAACATCACATGCATTTTTacactaattattaaaattcacattAAAATCACTGATCACGATCATTGGCTCCgcctcgaatttttttattttttgaattgttgatgtaagaaaattttaaacaggcCGAGGCGAAGCCGCGAGTCCgcgagtttttaaattaatgatattttttaatgaataaatacaaaatataaaaccgATCCGAACCGATCCGATACAAATGGACTCGGTTGTACTTAACTTGCTAGTGGCTTAACCAGCAGTACCCACTATACCACAACACGATATACAACCAAACGTTACAAGACAACACGGACTAGCTCTCACTTTCTCCGACGAAGTAGTTTCATTTTGGTTACTATAAACTCTCTCGTGACTCTCTTCTCCCACTATTATGGTTATATTTATTccaaacaataacaataacgattttttttttatgttaattaattattttaattttattatcgataTTACGAGCTAATAACAATTATagcacaataaaataaattagtttctTTAGATGaacagttaattaatttattcattctgTATTATTAGAAGattaaggaaaattttgttccagTCATATCTATGATAGAAttagttaatgttattaaatttggtatcgttGTAAATttcttgacttgaatttgtgcctcatggtttaaactcttttttattgccaagtatcgagataaataaatttatctatatcattcgaaatacatttaaattacgcgggaaaaagaCGATCGTATTtagtttctttaaataaattaatattttaattattctgtcacTGAAAATACCTCAATGTCActgaatatatatctattgtctatattattaagagagaataagaaaaatttagtcCATGGCATGTTtctgtgataataaaaattaaacaaatttaatttggtaTCAGTGAAAAGGTCTTGACTTTAATTTGTGCCTTTTCATAGTTTCAGATGTTTTTATGCAACAGTCAGTTCAATGtcttaagttttataaataattatgaatatatatataaatttcgcgccaaaagATGTCGAtacgattttataaaattactgacataaaaatttttaaatattttgagattagatactgaatttttttgtatcaacgAAAGACATCAGCCCTTAGGTAAaccctcaaaatttaataagttttttgtATCTTTCATCGCAGTTgagatattttagaaaaaaaatatattagacgactaatagaaaaaatttgaccgtggtagattttttttcgaaccCCATGATTACACAATCATCGAAATCAATAAGTCTGCGAATTAATGACAAGATTTGTCTTATTAaacttcaataataataaaaataaacaaaatatctgAGAGTAAATTGGCCAGactttaataaacaattaaatttaaatcatatccTATACATTTGGTACCAATACTCAGGCAGTCACGTAGTGACCAAGTAACTCGTCAATTTTAcgagttaataataattataacatcactaaaaaacttattaacaattacttttttattaatgatgtACACAATTGCGCAAttatgtgataaataaattcttgagAGTCAAACTCGCGTGTCCATtgtaattcataattattttatttgcaatttaaataaaaataaagcagtcgtcatatttttaaaatttcgaattctTTATCTTTTAACAATCTTTGTTATATTTCGATTGTCATCATTGTATACAATATTTCTTAAGAACAATCTTATTGTACTGCCTAACGAGAGCGTGAAAGGAAAAAATGCtttcttagaaaatttaacgtgacaaaaaaaaatttttttcgcattttatttttgcgtattttgtaaatttattgttgattatttattattattaaataatatgagaGTACATATTGTGCAACCGGAAATGAGacaaagattattttatttataatagattagCAGTTATTGTTCAGCTCGTCTCGTACCGCTGGATACTAAGACATTttgaaaagttaatttttcgCAATTTTGTCTCCTTTAGTTGGATTACTTTGTTCCGCACTTGTAAATTTAACCTCGTAATCTTTCACAATTGTAATCACTTACTGTAACGTCAAAGTGGATATTGTTGTAAATTAAtcaccattttttttgttattgttcaaaaaaaaatgtttactaaatatctatacaattttcattatttgctAATTGTAACGTAAATTTGTTaacatttgtaattttaaatggtTCACGATtatctacacagaaaaaaataatttctttggcgcaaaaaaaaatttacattacgaaattacaacaaaaattttgttaggaaaaaaaaaattttcgcgcgaaaaatttttgtattttaaagtgggaaaaaaatttcataagacgagaaaaaatttcttggttcaaaaaattttttcttgttctgagaaaatttattctccttttaagaaatttttattttttaatttttgatatgaaaaattttttgaagcaagtgaaaatttctttcaccaagaaatccatttttctgtgcacagaattttttattggctcaagaaaaattttttttgtcacaagAAAATACCATTTTTACTtcttaatacaaaaaatttcttggttcacaaaattcttcaaaatttataatacgaAAATCTTTTGAGgcagataaaaatttgttggtgacaagtaaaaattttttgcaacaaaaaatccattttcctatttttctgtgtaagttatttgaaatccatgttttttggaaaaattttcatcaacatTTTCATTGAATGCAATTCCGAAATGTAAActtcttttaataagaaaaaattttttaatttttcgaaattagaagaaaaattattgaaacttAGCAACTTTTACTTTATCAGATACTATTAATagcaaatatataattttctcgTTTTATCAcctgaattttcaaattaaaaataaacatctaTGAGAACTTATAATgctaaaacaaattaatttgaaataacagtgattttaatgtaaaagtCGATCAAAATACTTTCCAAACCACATCCGGTTTGAAGttttatttcagatttttataaatagtttattaataaacttctAGTGGAAAGTCAATGAGgttaattaatcgattaataattcaattaataattttaatgtcgaaaattatttagaaatatttaaaatttttttacaaaaaaaaaaaatttttcaaaatgacgTGAAATGGTTCTGCTATTATGGAAACTACTTCCATAATTTATTGGAAccattttctaaaattaatcaaaatagtatccaaaattataggaatggttcccatgtTCATGGGAATGGATCCGATGTTATAGGAACCATCTCCATGATGTACACAaacacatgaaaaaaaatcataattatgggaaccatcgTCATAATCTATAAGAAACATTCTTATATGTATAGTAAGTATCCTTCTACATTAGAGAACCATTCTCATAATTTCTAAGGACCATGTTCATAAGCatcgaaaaatttctaatacttATGGGAACCATCCTTATGCATCATAAGATAGTATCTCCATAATTACGGAAAATAGTTCAGTAATTAAATGAACCATCCCTAAAACAAATATGAACCATCAACTGCACTAATAAAATGTTCCATACTTGTAGAACCATCGTCATACGTTATAACaagtaacaataattatgaGGACCATCCTTATGAGTACCATTTCCATACTCACGGTAACCATTTCCATGATTACGATAACCATCTCCATCATGGGAACCATCCATATAATTTCGAGAACCATCCTCATATTTATGTTTACTATTTCTTTGAACGTCTCTTTTACTTACAGAACCTTTCCTATGATCATGGTAATATTTCCCATCATATATTATAAGGATGGTTCCTACACACCCACATAGAAATGGTTCTTGTGAATTTCGTGTAGGATTGCTCTgttaattttctctccgtgtaaataatatactttatacatatatatatatatatatatatatatatatatatatatatatatataaacattactTTCACAAGTATATAAGAACTTAAGGATTCCTCTTACTTTCTCCGTAGAAAAGTAGGTCTCAAAATACACATCACCGATCATATTATGCTGTCGAGAGACAAAGAGATTCGACCTTGAAtgctattataatttattgacctttattaacaaataaatatatatatatatatatatacatatatatatttgcatgtatatgtatataaatgaatgataaattcatatttttgcttaaatttccattcaaaatttccattttttttttttctttaaaaattaacattcattttttttatcaacaatatatatgtatatatatatatatatatatatatatatgatttttaaaaaatccattaaGTATTCTTCATGTGACATTAAACTTCCGTATTGCTGTAAGTAAAAAGACACAACTTGTATTTTCAACGCAGTGAAAGTGAATGCatgacttaaataaataattgaaaaatatacgaaaaataattgcacTGTTACATTTAACataaacatatacatatacatatacataagcttttacgaaattaacaataaattcataaatgtaagatgtaatttttttttttttctgtaactCATGTACATAAATTTGAAGTTTGTTAgcaatttataagtataattatatatgtataattaatgataaattatttaaaagcgtgtatatatttattgaagaaaaGTATTTTCACAAATTATAGTAGGAAGTTggtgtattaataaaaaaaaattgttgggtATCAAGCATGACAGGTTCGATAATCGATCTTCAAGACCGTCGTTAGACTTTCGCTTAATAGAAATatcttgtatatatttatcacatttatgtactattattatttttttcttcaattgacctttaaataattacgaggATACTATTTTATACAAgtcagaataattatttacgcttgaaaatatactttaatttaaagataaattattattcattataattagtgacagaataaatttgatatgtttgctttgtttatttatttttttttctttattatgaaattttaaattttaaatttagaaaagcattgtgagaaaaaattttatttttttttatatatatatttttattgattgctTGCGCTTTTTTTGagattagtaaattttactgcagaatttgaaattttgtatactataatttttttcttgttgataaaattttattcgctACTCATTGGCTCTGCAGAATCCGCCTGAAACATGAATgtatgaattttaatgaatatcgtagcaaaaaatttttttttcaatgcataTGATAAATATGAACTTCTTAgtgtcatttttttcatatgaaaatattttgataaataatagtcgtgtgatcatatatatgaccatatatgccCATAAAGACTTATATAATCAGATATGGCAATATACTAAAACATCCTATCAGATGTTGAATTgttgaattatatatgatcatatatcaaCACATATCCGATCttttatgatcatatatgaaaactCATATTCGAtcagatataatcatatatgacttTTCTGAAAACTTATCCGGGCACATATGAAAACTCATATTCGAtcagatataatcatatatgacttTTCTGAAAACTTATCCGAGCATATATGAAAACTCATATTCGAtcagatataatcatatatgacttTTCTGAAAACTTATCCGGGCACATATGAAAACTCATATTCGAtcagatataatcatatatgacttTTCTGAAAACTTATCCGGGCACATATGAAAACTCATATTCGAtcagatataatcatatatgaccatatattaacaatcatattttatataatatgcATCTGTTCTTATAGATTACACAAGATATCAAACatgaacatatatgatcatatgtgatctcatgtatgatcatatatgctcatacctgatcatatataatcagatatcatatatattactGCATCCGGCGTAATAATTCACATATGACACATCGggccatatatgatcatatatgatatcaCATATATGATCATTGGTCATGTACGCTTATGCCTAAAAAATTCCAATCCCAACACTCATATATGAACTACATTTGCTCATACTTGAACcctatatgatcatatgtgacTATTTTTTCCCAGATGTATAAAAAAAGCTATACATTTTAATCTACATAAAATGTATGTGCTTATACTATTTGTAATAAACATCAAATAAGAAAAGGATAGTATAACTTTACTATAAGTGGTTTTTAACAAAttgatcgtaaaaaaaatatgacccTGTGTATTATCGATTATCGAACATAACTACATTATCGATAGTTATAGTATTCTATGTTATGTTACGTTGGTAACTCGTAAAACCTCGCTATCATACGATCCTTCTCTTCAGAATgctattatattaatataataaaaagccttcataataaaagaaaatatatacatatatatatatatatatatatatatatatatatatatatatatatatatatatatatatatatatatatatatacctttgAAAGTGATGTTTTGTTGTTAATAatgctttcattttttttatcagtattatttatatcatcacTCGATAATTGTTGAGCTTCTCGACGTATACGGTAGTAGTAATATCTCAGTGCATCCCTTAtgttatttaagtatataaatttttcattactgttatcaattaaattatcgttaATTCCACGTTTTCCATAACGACTTCCTAGAAAAAAACGATCAACTCGTGCCATTATTTCgtttgatttttcattattttcatttgttgCCTTTAATTCGACTTTTTCACCTCGTCCATATCGGCTtccaaaattgaaatttaattgatcCGCTGGTAACATAAATTGTTAAAC
This genomic interval carries:
- the LOC103570564 gene encoding uncharacterized protein LOC103570564; the protein is MIACLWIIFTLVNVAFGQPNFYTHGRYGKREETLPTDQLNFNFGSRYGRGEKVELKATNENNEKSNEIMARVDRFFLGSRYGKRGINDNLIDNSNEKFIYLNNIRDALRYYYYRIRREAQQLSSDDINNTDKKNESIINNKTSLSKADSAEPMSSE